ATTGGTCTGAAGATAAAATTCCTTAGTAAGAATATCAATCGACTAAAATTCATAATCCATCAAAACATTGCACATTACTGTCAAAACAAgcgaaaaagaaagagaaagtaaTCAGGGAAGACGAATTCTCTTGattctatttcaatattaactTCTGATATAACGTTCTACATTTCCAGTTAATTATTTTAGGTATATGACcagtttttatattatattattactattattattattattagtattattatatattggtattatattatattatttgaatgttatatTGTTTCCAAATGCTGATACATGGATAGCAACtccatttatatatatttttactattattattatttgaggtTTTGCTTGACCACCATTTCCCTGGGCTCCGACCCCCAAGGAAGAGTGACAAGCGATTTTTCCAGAGTGAGTGCTCCACATGTCCATGTGGTAAACAATCATACTGGGTCCGTTACCATTAAATCGTTTGCTCTGAGTAGACGTAATGATCCAAGAATGACAGCCTTCTGCATCCGACCTGCAAGCACAGCAGCAGGTCTCTCACAGGCTGGAATCGTTCTAAGGTTGGCCAAAAATGAAGGTCTCATGCCTCCCAGTACACCTACAATCAACACCACCATTCTCACAGAGTAGCCTGGGTTTAGCCTGCGCAGCTCCATTAGTAGGTCATGATATTTCGTctgtttttcctcctctttggtGACAATGTTACCCTCAGCTGGTGCTGAAAACTCAATGACATACATTGTCTTCGAAGTGATGTCAAGGAGGACAACATCAGGCTTTGTGGCTCTTAAAAGCCTGGTGGTAGAGAATGagtaattccaataaattcgGCACCTCTCATTCCCCACAACAGATTCAATCTCCCCTGGGGCATAAGGCAGCACTGGTGTTTTGTCGATACCATATGAGTGTCTAAGATGGTAATAGAGAACTCGCAGAGCAGCATTATGTCGATGGATGCAGCCTGCAGTTGCATGCACAGAACAAGAAGACAGGATGTGCATGATCGTCTCTGGTGCTCTATGACACACCCTGCAACTGATATCAGGAACATCCATGTGCATTACTCTGCTGCGGTATGACAATGTGTTGATGACACCATCTTGACATGCCAGTATGAAACCCTCAGTCTCAGATTTCAGGGCTGCTGACTTCAGAAAAGCAAAAGTCAGTGGCTTGGACAAGCCTTGCTCCTCAACATGCCTGTAGAAAACACCATGCAAGGACTTGTCCTTATGTTGCTGCAACAGGAGTCTGGACTCAGCAGTCTTTATTCTAGCCCTGAGCTGATTAGGCTCATGCTCCTCCTCCCGATCAGTGCGAAAATCGAGACCAAGGGTATCTGCCGCATGCCGTGCTGCCTTATATAGGAAGGCCCCAACCCCTGCAACTTCATGGTCATGAACCAGCTGCATAAGGGGATCAGAGCATCTTTGTATGCTGCAGGCAAACTGTAAGGCCACCCTGTTGTGCAGATTCTCCAAACCAAGTAGACCTCTGCCCCCTTCATGCCTTGGCAGGTATATTCGGGCAACAGAAGAGCGGGGATGTAAACTtctctccatgtgcatccttttTCGGGTTTCCCTGTCCAGGTCCTGGAGCTCATTCCGATTCCACTTAACCACTCCAAAAGAGTAGGTGAGAACCGGCACAGCGAGCATGTTGGTGGCTTCAACTTTATTCTTACCAGATAACTCAGATGACCAGAGCCTCCTGAGTCTCCTCTCATACTCACTGCAGAGAGCCATCTTTATTTTTACAGCATCCTGAGCTTGATTCTGATCAAATCCCAGATACTGGTATGACTCTCCAGCTCTCAGGGCTCTTATTATGCTTCCATCAATAAGCTCCATTTCCTGCACCAGGCCCTGTAACCTTCCTTTCAGGAGATGTGTTACTGCACACTTGTCCAACCCGAAAGACATGCCAATATCATTTGAATATCGCTGCACCACACCTACAGCCAACTTGAGGTCAGATTTGCTAGCTGCATAAATCTTCAAGTCATCCATATAGAAAAGGTGGCTCACTCTATGGATCCTGTTTCCTGGTGTGCCACAGCAATAGCCCTTTGTTTTCTTCAGGGCAGCAGACAATGGCAGCAGTGAAATGCAGAATAGAAGAGGGCTCAATGAATCTCCTTGGAAGACACCTCTCCCATAAGTTACCACCTTAGTTGACACCATTCTCTGCTGTGATCTGACCTCAAAACGGGTTTTCCACAGGGCAAACAGATCTTCCAGGCATCTCACTATGCTTGGAGGCACAGAAAGGCATTGTAATAAGTGCACTATTAGCTGATGTGATGTGGTATCAAATGCCTTCCTGTAATCAATCCAGGCCATGGACAGGTTACGTTTATATTGAACTGAATCTTGCATGATGCATCTATCAGCAATCAAATTTTCTTTGCAGCCCGCCATGTTCCTTTTACTGCCCCCCTGCTCAAAACACTGCTGCCATACTGGCTGAATGTGCTGCAATATTCGATCACTTATGATCCTTGTAAGGATCTTGTAGCAGACATTCAGGCAGGTGATTGGTCTATAATTGCCTGGGTTGGACAAATCACCCTTTTTGGGTAGGAGGATCGTTCTTCCTTCAACCAGCCAACCTGGGATGGGGTGATGTTCACACAAATAATTGGTGAATATCCGTGCCAAGTGACGATGGGTACAAGGCAGATGTTTCCACCAGTACCCACTAATACCATCAGGGCCTGGTGAGGCGAAGTTCCTTAAGCCTCTAATCACTCCTCTCACCTCCTCCTCAGTTACTGGTGCACAATCCTCCCTCTCATTCCGTATGGATCTGCACATGTCAGCAAAGGCCCCCAAGGCAGGAGTCTCCTTATTTAGCAGAGGCTGAACCTCATAGATTGACCCCCAGAAAGCTTCAATCTCCTCTACAGCAGGTAGTGCATTGTTTGCTTCTACAGGTTTTTGTCCCTCCAACAGTCTTGAAGGGTTGAGGCTGAATGTAGCATTATCATCAACCCATCTAACTCTCTTTTTCAAGGACTGTTGAGCAATTTTCAGTGCCTGTATCCTGTCTATACAATGTTGTTTGATAGTGAGAAGTACTCTCACATTCAAAGTGTGATGCTGTTGTCTTATCTTATGAGCTATCCTCCTTATTCTTGGGGTAAATACTCTTCCTGCTTTCAAGAAGTCAATCACACTTTGAACTCTGGATGCCTGCTGTCTAGTTGTCGTTATTTTCTTTAGAAGCTGTTCCATCCTCTTCCTGGCTTTGAATATGAAGCCACCATCTTTAGGCTTTGGCCTAGTTCTGGAAAGAACTATCTGATAGACAGCTTTATTCAACGTGAGGATATCCACATTGTCCGGGAGTCTCTCCATGAGGCCTTGATCCAACTGAGCCAGTTCTTGTGGCTTCAGATTGAGTTTTAGGTTGGTGTTCTTCCTCCTAGCACCCAAATCTGCTTCTAAATGGGGCTCAATGATTCCAGTTCTGGGCTGTTCTTCCACCTGATCTCCTGGCGGTGTCAACTCATTAATCTCCTCATTTCCAACAACTGGTTTCACTGCTGTGTACCCACTTTTCCGCAAATAGGATACATAGTCTCTCAGTTTTTGTGCAGAGAATTGCAGATCTGgatgctttattattattattattatatactattatatatattattatattatatactgatattattattattattattattatattattattattattattatatattggtattatattatattatttaaatgttaTATTGTTTCCAAATGCTGATACATGGATAGCAACTCTATTTGTATGAAATATGTTcgataacaataaataaaaattttgattgattgattgatatgagcagtttttttttaaataaaagttttgaTATTAATAAATCATCGCATTCAATAATGATGATTGATTATAGACTTGATAATATTCCATGAAGCGCattctttaaaaaattatttcacttATTATCAAATTCAAGCAAATGCTACAAACCCATACTTGGCATGATATGTCACTGGTTAGAGATTATTAGCGATTGTTGAATTggtaaataatatgaatgatgtTGGTCTGGTAGAATCAATGGTTTCATTCCTCGAAGCTCAATATCATTTAACTCAGTATTACGAACATGAGTCTCTGGCTTGCAAGTAGAGAATATTGCCTTGATTGTTGGCTTGAAGAGTCAATACTGCTGCACGGACTTGGTGTGCGTAGTCGAACAACGGCAACTGAAACATGAGgttcaacaacaatgcattCTATAAGTGAAGGGGTTTGTCAATATGCAAGCGAGCCTGCTCACAGAAGCGCCACTAGACATAACATTGTACAAGCTATAACATGAGAATACATCATAATGTATTTCAATGGCTGAATTCGGAGGTTGCGGATTCCGCAGAAGTTCTGTAGACGTCAAAAGCCAAACTCCAGACGTCAAAAGCCAGACTCCATATTCATCACCCCTCCTCCACTCAATAACTCCTATTCTTGCTTCAGAAAccttttcaatgattgaaaactCGGAAGATGGTGCTGCATGAATTATTTTCGGCTGTCCTCGAGACATCACCAGCCTCAGATGATTATTATTCGAGTAAACTGTGAAGCAAACTCTAGATAGTTCAGTCAAATGAATAGCCCATATAGAAAATTGACTTATTCATATACTATTTTTTTCACGTAGtcatcaataaatagaaattgacAGGAACTTTGAACATCAATTTTAAGAATTAAAAGAGATCCCATTGATGACGTTTGAGCATGAAATCCATATTgaaaaactatatatatattcatttaacTAATCCTCATTCTTCTACAAGTgttacaaaaaattctataaAGACTCATTATCGTGCTATGATACTCAGAGTGAATGAAGAAATGAGAGTTTTACACAATAATATACCATGTactcattataatatatatattaaatacctGAATATATACCCATAATCATGTTATGATTCCCAGAGTGGATGGAGAAATGAGTCTTTCGCACAATAATTGTTATACCCTGTATTTGGATGCATGAAAGTTGAGTGTTAGAATGGCATCAACTACTTCCTTCATAGCATCTGTGTATTATACAATAAACAAGAGTTTTGCAATATACAAGAGTTCAATTTGATCTAGTTTGAAGGAATAGTTCATATAATTTCAATCTAATAATTGACACAAGCCTATTATTATGACCTATGATTCCCAATAATTATACTGTCAGAGTCTTTGGACACCTCACAGATATGTAGAATCTTTAAAAATATGCATAAAcaaaatgtaaattcatttttttttttttggatcaTTAGTAGTTTATTGGATTCTAATATTGGAGTCATAATTCTTCCAAATTTCAACAGCAAGGACGAAAACCGAGTAGAGAGACTGCCGACTAGCACACTGTAACTTTTTTCGGTGATAGAAAATTCAGAGAGTGTCATATGTGTGATCAATGTGTCACACCGATTAAACAGTGCAGACAGTTTTGTATGGAAAAAGGGCTTGTGACGTGGAGGCAGATTGAGCAAGGGTGTTGTGTAGGTGTTTGGATGAACAACGTATTAAAGACTCGCCAATATGGAAATCTGGGATCAAGTTGAGTAGTCGAGCGGGCGGCTCTAAGCCCAAACCCGACTGTGATGATCTATTGATGGAGGCGCACCCTTGATGCGATAGGCACGGATAGGTGGAGCATGAATAGAGCAATAGTTTTGAGCTTGCATTAACGCCTTGCCTCCCTTTCCTATATATGTGTGTATAAGGGAGAGCACTTAATAGGATGCCAAGCAAGGCCTAATTAAACATACTCTTGACAAAGGATGGGCTCCAGTAAGATTCTCATTCAGAGAAACTCGTGACTTGTTTATTGAACCTTCCAGTGAATAGAGATTGCAAACACGAGATAAAACAACGTACAAGGAGCTATAGTTGGAAAGTAATAAGAATTAGATTCTGATGAAATGAATCAATTACAAAGACCAGTGTCTCTTCCATCGTCCTATAAGATTCTCATTCccttttgattttttcaatattattccagGGGGCTCTTGTACTTTCTAACACACCCACGCTCCAATAGTTTCAGTTCTTGAATGGAACAACGATTCTCTCCTCAATGAAGTGATTCATCTGCAAAGGCTTTAAAGCTGCATTTTTAATGAGTATGATAGTGATTTACTAACCTTTCTGCTGTTGATAAATGGTTgataaatcatatttatattggtATTATCATGTTGTTAGATCCGAGAAAATACTTCATTGGCTAAATCATTCAGCTACGCTATAGCTATGGGAATGTATTCAAGTAAATTTCCTGTAATCTACTCACTTTTTTGGAGGTATAAGGAATAAGACAAATGATATGTGATGCTGGTTGAGAGTGATCAAATCCTATTCAATTATCATTGagattattgtatattgtattatatccTCCAAAGTTTGCTTTTGTAAAGCAACTATTAAGAACTAGAATGCTTTTGTTGACTTCTGCTATCTGTTGCTAGACAACCATTCAACCTTTTCAAATAGTTCTCAAATGTAGAATCATGTGGTTGTAGGAAATTTCAAATCGTCCTTTTTTTCAAAgctcatttttttaaagaaaagtGATGGAAATTGAGACATGTAGAAAGCCGATCTTCCTTATCACAGTCAGTCCAGAGTAAGGAAAATCTATGTGGAAGTGAGAACTTTTCACTCCGCTCAAGGGAATTTCTAGAAACATTCTGAATACTGAAGTGGGTGAGAGGTGTCACAGAGGACTTGAAGTGCGTTAGGCGTGAATAGTATCATAGAATTGAATCTCACTGGGAAAACATTCCTTGAATCGTCTAGGAGTTCTTCTTTCTCGAGTTATGAATGAGTGACAGTATGTTATACCatgacaaaaaattatatttgttacgtaattgattcaatttgacACGGCATGAGCTACGAGATAAATGAGTATGCTATCGTAGGAGATTTCAGGGGTGGAAAATTTTGTATAACGAAATGCTATTCACTGGGAGCCAGTAATTCGGTTCGTTATCGTAGCTACTGAGTTCCGGCCACCtaatatatatctcgatttcAAAACTGCACCTTCCATCCACTCCAGCTTTTATAATGCCTATCTGATGGCTGCTTCTGTTGCGATGTTATCTCGTATAATATGAGTCAGGGTTCTGACTAATGCTGAAGTAGCTTTCAACTTTGAAGCTCCAATTTGAGCCCCAAGTTGATCGAGTAATTCTCTTTGTGATGGGTTTGTGTGCACTAATTTCTATCCTCTTTTGAAAAGGAATTTATCAGCTGATCATATTTCAGGAAACAGAACAGCGCTTTGTTGGAATCTGGATCAAATCACAGTGAATATTAATTTCTGGCCACATTGCATCGATCATGTGCACCCTCGTTCACTCAGGTAAGTTAATAAATACCGACACTCTACATATTGTACACTTAGACTGTTAGTGAGTTGGTGTTGGACAGTACTGTGCATTTCAATAATGTGTGAACATGATGAGTTCTCATGAGTTCAACAGAAAACAGATGCAATTATGGAAATACCACATAATTAAATATGTCATCTAATTGGTATGCCTGGAAATTGTTatccatttgatttttttcaaaaaaatgacagTTAACTACAGTAAATTTTCAATgctccatttttctcaattcatcatattttaataatttgattgtatggtatgagatgatgtagtatttctccataattgaaagaatatgactttgatattgtcaataccacttttatttattcgaataaataaaagtggtattgacaatatcaaagtcttactCTCCCAATTAATTATCATCGAACTAAATGTCCCGACTCTGAGACAGACCTACATTTAAAGAGTAATTCGTAACATAAACAAACATAGAAATCAGTTAAAAATTCATACATACGAGCAAACAGTACAAATACATTTAACATACATCTTATAAAGCTTACTATATGCAGACATCAACTTCAATACTATtgcaattatttaatcaataaaataccaCTAGATTTTGTTAACAGGAATATAACTGGGAATTTAAATAGAATTATACAGGAATGGATTGACAGGAACATCTACTTTAAATTAATCTAATGAATAAGAGTTTGAGATACATTCGTGTATGTCTAAATTTTAGGATGTTGAGGatatgatttaatatttttgtttttgttttgtattctttctcttctttattactattgtgattttattttatatcatgTAATTACAATTGATTCACACCCGCACTCAGGATCTCCTTTGCAGGTTGTTATTAAACTTTATTGTCgataataatatagtgtatgtaaattatgtatctattttgaagagacaataaagcaatttcaatttcaattatcatattttatcaCTTTCATGAAAAACTCTCATGTTCCTCAATTTAATATATTTGATCACTATAAATAACTATATGAAAAAGTAATCTggtttttttttaaaactagTGTCCCTACTCTATTGATTGTTTAATTCTGACTTTCACTATTGTTATGGTTGAATCACAACTATACTCTTGAGATGCGTGTTCACTTGGATTCAAATTCAGATTCCAAATCATCGATCAAACTCATTTCGAATTTCGAGAATTAGCTGTTCGTTTTTAATGCAATTCTGAAAGGATGTGAATGTAGCACAATAAGAGTCGAAATTGATATTCAAAACAATTTAAAGAGTGGAGGACAATATGACAATATCACTAGGTCATATAATACAGTAAAGATCAATCAAAAACAAAGATTATAATAGAATTCAGAAAAATAACAATACAAATGCGTACCAGTGAAAATTCTATATTCGAAGAAGGGTTTACTATCAATTGTGGTCAACAGTTGAGTCGGAGCGCTTTAATAGGAACGATATCGCTTTGGCTTCAGATTAGTTAGTGATAACGATCTGTTCCATTCTACAGAAGAAGTTCCTGCTTAAAAATGGTGGTCAACTGTTCCGTTTGTGGGTTTAGTTTCGCGAGGagaaaaatcatattattaagTGTGCGGAGTATGGAGGATAATTTCATGTCGAGTGCTGCAGAATTGGAAATGTTGATAATTTACGTAAAATGGGAAGCCAGAAAAACAAATGGAAGTTTGAAAAGCAAGTCTACGGATGATGATAGTGATACAGTGTTACTGGTACAGATCTTGAAATTTCCATTCTCAGTGTCAAACTGGATAATAAGATCACGAGCTTAGGAAAGCCCATACACAATTCGtaataagttaatttatttcGTGAAGTGGTAAGTGAGGTTAAAAAGGACTGCGCGATCATATAAACTCACTGTCAAACTGTACTGGATGGAAATACTACCATGAAAAGGCAAGTTCGCGCCTTGAATAACAGGAAAGAcgctaataattaatattccagagaagataataaaataattatgagaatGCCGTTTACTCAAGGTGAAAATATCTTTTCCATCCTGCTAAGACTGactgaaaaaactgaaaactgaatTTAGGAAAAAAACTGAATTCAGGAAAAAACTGAATTTCCTGCAAAACTGAATCTAGGAAACAATCTTTGATAATTCGGAGATTTCTGCAACTCGtacactaaataataataaaaatgttcgCTGCCCTCCAATCGTAGTTCTCGAGATTGAGTCGCCGTCGCTGGTTATATGCTGCCCATAAGCACAGAGGAGTGGACGTAAAGCTCATTCTGAACGCGTTCGGTGAGGCAAAAATTTCCATTGATGAGCAAAATTTGGAGgtaatgtttggaacacaattttagaCCTAGCAGCTTTGTTGaaactagtttggaggtgagcatatcaaaaataCCAACCtctacatcatgtgctgaagggatgagggtggtttgaaagttgcattctccacttattacttacatgcttatatcttggaaacaatgtgttCTATTAAGATAATCCAACTGCATAAAActgaagcttaataaatttcctacaagttttgtttggtagagtttttcgataaatctgatacttttcgagatatttatgttctaaagtgtTGCATTTTCGAAAACCcagtttttattccattttttcgctctttcaagtcttataactcttcaaaaattgataaaacaaaaatgtgCTCATTACGatattgtagagcattaaattatctttcatttcatgtataattggTCTAATTCAGGCGTTCCTAtatgactgttgcagcagttctAGTTTTGAGTGTAAAACctcaagatttgcaacaagtgactttTTTCGAATATTACACTATTCTGTCATCATAAATTGGCAGCGTGCTTCGGTATAAACATTCATATCGATCACCTATTGGAACGTCTGCGGAACTAAATACAGGGGgtgtttctaaacttcctacaaaaaaaaatctggtgtggcacactcacacaactttccttacgaAAATTGATTACggtacctgacgctagtgttcccgcgcatctaaagtctactaattcaaagatctgagccaggtggtgacaggacaataacgctggagacaaacgatgtctgctatctcttcatagtgaatgatttcatagaatcaactgttgccaacactttgaaattgaaataatcacattttatcgaatttcgagcttattttcaattttaggtaaaaatgttactgaacattaattgtagagatttttatgctgaaTCTTATACACGTAAGATTttatgtttaaattgtatctgaagcctgataattggaaatctaaaatcaaactttgcatagattaagcggagctcctggaatttttacagatataggacttgtgaaagttgatggagcttatcaatgactattttaggtataaatttgatcaaaatcgttgtagccgttttcgagaaaatcgcgaaaaccactgtttttgacgacatttccgccattttagccgccatcttgaattgcatttgatcgagaatgttcgtgtcggatccttatagtgtaaggaccttaagctccaaatttcaagtcgttccgttaattgagagatgagatatcgtgtacacagacgcacatacactcatatatacacacacacacacacacacacacacacacacacacacacacaacacacacacacacacacacacacacttttagactcaggggaccttgaaacgtataggacacatgaaattagggtaccttaaatttttttggaaagcaatagtttccttacctatggttatagggcaaggaaagtaaaaagagcaagtgaataaacaaaattacttATAAACAATGAAACTATAATTGTCaatctctaaaggtgcgtacagatgagaaattcactttcaatcagctgattatatctgtatttttacagaaacggtaagatacagatataaaaagcttccttatacgtcctaggtgctcactaagaaatacacacacacatacagaccaatacccaaaaaccacttttttggactcaggggaccttgaaacgtatagaaatttagaaattggtgaACCTTAAttcttttcggaaagcaatactttccttacctatggtaatagggcaaggaaagtaaaaagacactcaaaactaaaactgatGTATGCAACAGTTGTATGGGAATGCGTTAAATGGGTGgattatacatgaaatggaaGATAATTCAATGCTTTACAAGCTCGTAATTAGCACATTCTTGTCGCATCAATTGTTGAgaagttataagacttgaaagagctaaaaaatggaagaaaagcaggtttttcgaaaatgcatcactttagaacataaatatctcgaaaagtatcagatttatcggaaaactttataaaacaaaacttGTTGGAAATTTATTTAGCTTCATTTTAATGCAGTTAGATATGTCAATAGaacacattgtttccaagatataagcatgtaagtgataagtggaaaatgcaactttcaaaccactcTCATCCCTTCAacacatgatgtaggggttggaATTTTTTATATGCTCACCTCAAAACTAGTTCCAACAAAgctgcagggtcaaaaattgtgttccaaacattccctccaaatttcattgtcaattgatctattgttgctgaacagaaaatttcactctcaacactaaaactgctgcatcggtcgtagggaaatgcgtaaatattgaaaatatacaaattgaagataatttgatgcttcattagctcataatcagcacggatttccTCATTattcgttcaaaaattataaggccgaaaagatgaagaaattggaggcagaagtgtttttaaaaaaagtgtctgaccttcaagagcggatatctcagaaactatgagagatatggggAAAATGTAAAGAACAagacttgttggtaattttgtaaactTAAATTTTTCACAGAATAcgaatgttcataagatgcatattTCCTGAGATataaacgaaaaatgaaaaaattgtactttcaaatcacccccacccctttagcacagtgggtaggggtgaggtcttttgatatgttaatcctctcactatccttaaaagagctgtggaatgaatattgtgttccaaacttttccctctatacctttatttgaaCATTCGTTGTCTGGACTAAAagctcaatatttttttctttaccAAAAATAATTGGACAATAGGTTTCATTGGGAatcctatttgaatttaaagaaccctttgtaattcaattttgtCCAATCGCATCTATAATTTCAAGATGATTCTGTCTGTCCGTTTTATATCATCGTAAGCTTGAAATTATACTTTACTAGCAGGGCatccgtgcttcgctacgggaattaaaagataaacttatttttgtgaaacattcataatctaaatcctacaaaaattgttataatcgtttttgagatcacgccacaacttggcatgaaaataattgagtcaaatcattcgaataattaattaatgtgttGGAAGTGTTTTGTAGAAGAGTAttctaattgcagcgaattttgtagaatattgggcggggcttaagagtcgacctcgactttattcattggtaATTAATAtatcccgttgacagttatcaaattagcatgTTCATGATCATTAGAATGTtcgtgatcatgttatttttgtttttgcttgatgcaattgaacattaaattcaaattaagttgattcggaatttgatgactgGTAGcctatccatgga
The sequence above is drawn from the Nilaparvata lugens isolate BPH chromosome 2, ASM1435652v1, whole genome shotgun sequence genome and encodes:
- the LOC120349622 gene encoding uncharacterized protein LOC120349622, encoding MFQLPLFDYAHQVRAAVLTLQANNQGNILYLQARDSYLQFSAQKLRDYVSYLRKSGYTAVKPVVGNEEINELTPPGDQVEEQPRTGIIEPHLEADLGARRKNTNLKLNLKPQELAQLDQGLMERLPDNVDILTLNKAVYQIVLSRTRPKPKDGGFIFKARKRMEQLLKKITTTRQQASRVQSVIDFLKAGRVFTPRIRRIAHKIRQQHHTLNVRVLLTIKQHCIDRIQALKIAQQSLKKRVRWVDDNATFSLNPSRLLEGQKPVEANNALPAVEEIEAFWGSIYEVQPLLNKETPALGAFADMCRSIRNEREDCAPVTEEEVRGVIRGLRNFASPGPDGISGYWWKHLPCTHRHLARIFTNYLCEHHPIPGWLVEGRTILLPKKGDLSNPGNYRPITCLNVCYKILTRIISDRILQHIQPVWQQCFEQGGSKRNMAGCKENLIADRCIMQDSVQYKRNLSMAWIDYRKAFDTTSHQLIVHLLQCLSVPPSIVRCLEDLFALWKTRFEVRSQQRMVSTKVVTYGRGVFQGDSLSPLLFCISLLPLSAALKKTKGYCCGTPGNRIHRVSHLFYMDDLKIYAASKSDLKLAVGVVQRYSNDIGMSFGLDKCAVTHLLKGRLQGLVQEMELIDGSIIRALRAGESYQYLGFDQNQAQDAVKIKMALCSEYERRLRRLWSSELSGKNKVEATNMLAVPVLTYSFGVVKWNRNELQDLDRETRKRMHMERSLHPRSSVARIYLPRHEGGRGLLGLENLHNRVALQFACSIQRCSDPLMQLVHDHEVAGVGAFLYKAARHAADTLGLDFRTDREEEHEPNQLRARIKTAESRLLLQQHKDKSLHGVFYRHVEEQGLSKPLTFAFLKSAALKSETEGFILACQDGVINTLSYRSRVMHMDVPDISCRVCHRAPETIMHILSSCSVHATAGCIHRHNAALRVLYYHLRHSYGIDKTPVLPYAPGEIESVVGNERCRIYWNYSFSTTRLLRATKPDVVLLDITSKTMYVIEFSAPAEGNIVTKEEEKQTKYHDLLMELRRLNPGYSVRMVVLIVGVLGGMRPSFLANLRTIPACERPAAVLAGRMQKAVILGSLRLLRANDLMVTDPV